The Candidatus Vicinibacter proximus sequence CTCTTCCAATCCATTAAATTTGTAAATCTCACAACCCATCCTATTATATATTCTAACGTCAATTTCTAGAAATATATCTGATTTGCCCAAATCTTGAATTATAGGTTTAAAATAGTCATTTAAGCCATCAGAATTTGGGGTAAATACATTTGGAAAGGTTATATAATTTTTGTCACAATCTTCCAATTCAAAGTTAAATTCGATTTTACAACCAATGGAATTGTTCGCAACTAATTTTAAAAAATTTGTTTTCAAATTTTTTAAAACAATTAAAGAATCTGAATATGCATCAAAATCACAACTTGGCTCAAAAATAAACGATCCCTCTGACATATCTTTTCCCTTTATATTTATCCTAAACTTACGATCTAAATCAATACAAATCTTCTCTCTTTCAATTGAAATATTATAAAATAACAAAGTAGATTTTCCTGATGTGTTACTGTTTCCATTACTAAATATATGGAAGCTGATATTTACTGTATCCTGATCAGATGTATTTTTTAATTGGTAGATAATTTGTTTAAGATAGTTTTGAATGCTTGTTACATCAATTGCTTTATCAGGTATAATACTATAACAATTACTTTTGATATGTCCAGTTTTTAATTTATCATTGTTTGGAAAAATTAATTTGCCGTCGTTTGTAGATTTTAGTAAAATTAAAATACTGTCTATATTTTCAGTTGAATTAAGATAACAATCTTTATCTACAATGCTTGATGAAAATTCATTACAAATAATTTTTTTATACGAAAAATTAAAATCCGAATTATCGTTGTTCAAATCTGGGGTAAAATACAATTCACAATCTTTCCTTATGTAATTAAATTCATAAGAGCTTGATATTTGAATTCTATCATGCAATATTTCTTGTGGTAATACAATAATTGGACTATAGGCTTTTACAGTGTTTGCATGGATATTGTACTCATACAATAATAATATAGAATCACTGTTGTAAACAAATGGATTAGCTTTCAATATATTAAAAGTTTCCAATGACTTGTCAGGCGACAGAAAAAGTATCTTACTGCTTTCGCAGTCAAGATTAATATTAAGAATTGACAAAACTGGGACAGGCAATTCGATATTTTTGATCAAGACAAAATTCCACCCATAAATTTCTAAATTTTGAAAATCTCTTAGGATTAATATATTTTCTTTTGTAAATGAAATTCCTCTCTTTGAAGTAATGTTCAAATCAAAATTTTCTGATATTCCAGATAAGAAATTTGATTTATGTATGGTTAATTTATTATTCAATTTATTCTTAAAAGATAGGTAAAAATTTCCTTCATCATCAAAAATATTGACTCTTGAAATAAAATCTCCAATATCTTTAAGAAAAAATTTACTTTCAATTGAACAATTGTCTGACAAATAATTTATATATATTGAATTATAGTTTTCAATTTTGTATGAAGCAATATTATGGTCATTCCTGTAAATTAACCCATCAAAATCATCACTACATTTATGTAATGTAGCTTTAAATAAATCTGATATTTCATAATGCCTATTACTATTATCTATCTTTGTGTTCCCACTGATAATAAATTGTTGTCCTGTTGAAATATTTATAAACAAAAAATATATACTTATAAAAAATATATAATTTACAATTTTATACTGCATGCTAAATTCAACAAATATATTACAATTGAGGAATTAATTAAAACCTATCGCATAATTTCTAAGATTAAACTCTTGGCCTTTGACGTAAACAATAATTAAATCCTTAGGGAAAAATGGCAACTCAAAATAATTGGCTCCTTTTAATGCTTGATATTTTGTGTTAAAAATCAATGATCCGTTCATCGAATACAAATTAATTTCAACATTTTCATCTTCCTGTTGCATCCAAGAAATTGAATTCAGTGAGTTTAAATAAATAACTTCATTACATTTATGGATATCTGTTCCAAATTTCAAATTGATGTTGTTTTTATTAAAATCAAGAATTTCGATATTAAACCTATCGTTCTGACTTATTAATTCGGTGTAGTCTAGATTACAATCATTTAATATTTGAATTTCAAACTCAACTAAACATTCTGAATTTTCAAAAAAACCATCATCTATTTTCTCATATGGAAACAAAACAATCAATTCATTGTCAGAAATCTTCGACTTTGAATTATTTTGTATCCTTTTATGTAATTTACTACTTATAATTTTAGCTAATTTTGGATTAATTTTTAATGGTATTTGCAATGAATGGATTTTGGATGAATTTTCCAAACTCAATCTAAGTTTAACAACATCTCCCTTTTTAACCTTTTGGGTAGAATTTTCAAGATTTAATATGGTAGAAGTTCTATTGCTTATAGTCCCTTTAAAACTATAAGTACCACAAACCCATTGGTTGTTTGTGGAGGTATATATTAAATCTCCAACTTTTGTAGTTTTATAATTGAATACAATAGCTTGAGTTGATGAGTTTGCTAATGCACCTGCAGTAAAATAATAAAACTCTTCCTGATGAGGTGTTGTATTTGCTGAAAGTGTAAATGAATAAGGATTGCTATTAAAAGATGTTGAATTGTTAGTTATATCTGCTTCATTAAACCATTCCCAACTATTCCTATCAAAATTTTGAATACGCCCTATTATTAAATCATATATCATATCCTTATCATCTACAGTTATACTATTTGAAAAATTAACATCTGCAGCTACAATTTTATAAGGGTTTCCAGTTATTGAGTTTGTCTGGTTATCTAAATATTCGCCAAGTTCAACCCCATCCGCAACTGAAAGACCACTTGCATAATCAGCGAAATCATTTTCTGAAGATGGTGTTACTATGATTGATATGTCAGTTGATGTATTAACCTCCATATCCCCCCCATATGATCCATTGTTGCAAATAGAAAAATCATTGAATGAGGAGGTCAAATTCTGTTGATAATAATAAATGTAATAATAATGATCTGAAACACCTAAACTTGAATACCCTCTGAATTTATTTGTCCCGCTTACACTAATTGTTGTTTGGCAATTTGGCCGGCTACTTATAAAGATTGAAAACGTTAAAATAAGCAACAAATTAATAACACTATTTAATTTTGTCAGATATACTAAATCCAATTCAATGTTCTTCATTTTATGATTTTTTTAGAGTTTAATTAAAAAATAATCCTAGCTTTCAAAATTACTTATACGCAATCAATTTCCAAAGATATTACTAACATTAACATATAATTAACAATTAGGGTTGTTTTTGATTCTAGCAGCCATTTTAGGATTTAAAAAATATTTTAAAGGTTAACACAGGTAAACTCAATATTAAATCATATAAATTATCTATTTTCGCAACAAAATATATTTTTACCTTCAAAACAAATCAATATGAATAGAATTTTTACCGCATTTCTCTTTCTGGTGCTCGTTACCATGAACACCAATGTAAATGCTCAGGCTGTCAGAAAGGTCCTGATCGAAGAATGGACTTCGGCAACCTGCCCGCCTTGCGCATCCACCAATCCGCTTTTTGATCCGCTACTTGCTTCCTATGGTCAAAAATTAGTGGTATTGAAGTATCAATCCTATATTCCAGTCACAGGAGATCCGATGTACGGTGCTAACACCACCGAATCTCAAGCAAGACATACCTACTATGGTATCAACTCTGCCCCTTCCAGTCGTATAGATGGAAAGACCAACGGAAATGGACATCCCATTCTCTTCGTTCAGGATCCTACACCAATTGATACCCGATTGGCCGTGACATCCCCAATTGAAATGTCCGTAGAACATTCGCTTACTCTGGACAATGGTAAAGACTCTTTGGAAATTACAGTTAACATCAAAAATGTTAGCTCCACTGATTTTACAGGTGCCAGCTACTTCCTTCAGGTAGCCATCACAGAAAAAGACATCAGATTTCCTAAGCAAGCTGCAACCAACGGCGAAATTGAATTCTCGAATGTCATGAGGAAAATGGTGCCAAATGCTTCCGGAACAAAACTGGTAGATCCTATCGCTCCTGGTGCAACCAAAACCATCACCTTCAAAGTGGCTAAACCTGCATATATCTATTCCTTAAATCAATTGGGCGTAGTTGCTTTTGTGCAAAACAATGCCACTACAGGTGCGGATGCAAAATCTGTCATCCAGGCTGCTGAGAGTTTTGCTGTTGAACCAAAAGGAACTCCTTATTATGATGTAGCTATGACCCTGGCCACTGTTAAAAACAGAATATCCAATTGCGATGCAACGATCTCTTATGAAATGACCATAGAAAATCTTTCTACCGGTACAGATACCATTAAGTCAATTGATTTCATCCAATTGAATTCAGGCGCTGCCCGTCCTAAAGTGACCTGGAACGGAGTCCTGTTGCCTGGCCAAAAAGTAGTACACACCATCAATAACTTAGCCATTGCATTCGGTGCAGCTACTTTCAACATGTATATCGACAAAATCAATAACGGTACTTTGAAGGACGTGAACGTGATCAATAACTTTAAAGACCAGACTTCATTCCTGACTTTCCCTGCAGGCACCATAGGCACTACGCTTTCTCAATCGTTTGAAACCGGTACCGGAACTACTGCATCTCCAAATACTTATTTTATAGCCAATGGTTTAAGAATTTTCAGAGCCAGCGCCGCACAGGGAAGTAACTTCCCTACTCCATTGGGTGGATTTGGACAATCCATTTGGAATGTGTTCTTCGCTTTCTCTGATGGTGGAGTTGGACCAAACGCAACTCTGGTTATCGATAAGCTTGATCTTTCAGGTGGCAAAAAAACCCAGATGGAGTGGAATTATGCTTATGCAGTTAAAGAAGGAGCAGGTAGTACAGATAATATGGAAATTGCAGTTTCTTCTGACTGCGGAGACAGCTGGACTGCGGTTTACTCCAAATCCGGTGAGGACCTGGCTTCTGTTCCAAATGTGGATGTAGTTAACAGCCACATTCCTGGATTCTGGTTGCCTCTTCCTGACCAATGGAAACAGGAAAAACTGGACCTTTCTGCTTTTGATGGTACCCCTGAATTAATGATCAGGTTTAAAGGTACTGCCGGTGGTGGATGGGGATATTTCCTGGATGATGTAAATGTGAAAAATGCTTCCGGCGTTAACGTTCAGGACGCAGGTATCATTTCTTCCATGAATGTATTCCCTAATCCTGTGAATGACCAGATTAATCTTGAATTAAGAATGGCCGAGTCTGCAAAAGCTGCGATCAGCCTTTATGACATGAACGGCAAACGTGTTGCGGTCCTTGGATCTGAGAAAAACCTCAATTCAGGTTTCAATACGCTTTCTTTCCCGGTAAATCTTGAATCAGGTTTATACCAATTGGAAGTGAGAACTGCTAAGGGCATTCAAACTCAGAAAATCACTGTATTCTAAGAAAATACGTTAAATAATTAAAAGCCTCCTTGTTCACACAAGGGGGCTTTTTTTATCCCATATTATGGATTAGAGTTTCGTTACGAAAGGCAAAAGACCAAAAAAGACGAGCACTCCCATGAATAAACGATCTTTGATTACCATCAAAGTAATGAACGACAGTTCATTAAGTGAATGAACATCGTCAGATGGTGGGTGGGTTTTGACAAGACATAGTGGATCCTATGTTGAAGGAGAAAAATCGAGGAAGTGCTTGTATTTGAAGGTATTTTGACTTGGAATAGAAATTCTAATACATAATGTGGGTTATTTTCAAAATGTTAAATTCTACGTAAAAAATCTCAAATCGTGATTTTAGCTTTATATTTGCCTGATTAAGGACGTAATTGCCGACTATGAAAAATTTATACTTTGTTGCTTTTCTATTTTGCTTTGGAAGTCTCTTTGGACAAGCCAGATTTGAAGCTGAAATGAACCCATGCAAGTTGCAATACATTGCCGATCCCATGGTTCCGGACCAATTTTGCCACAACAGACTATTCAACAGAACTAGAAAAACCCTCAACATCCTTTGGGAAAGAGAAGATTTAATGTTACCTTCTGGCTGGGAGACTTATATATGTGACAATGAACAATGCTACTCCAGCTTTGTGACCAAATGCCCGGAAGACAACTACAATAAACTGTTGGTAGATTCCAGTATACTCCTTGATGTACATATTGCTGATGGTGGGATGCAGGGAGAAGCTCACATAGTGCTTTGGGTTTTTGAAAAAGAAGACACTACCAAGAAGTTAAAAATTGATTATCTGTTCAATAAAACATTGAGCACCAATGGAGTTTTGAACAACCAGGTAATTAAAATGTACCCTAATCCTGCTTACAACTCTTTCACTATTGATTTTAATACCGGCTTATCAAGAGTCGAACTGTATACCATTTTGGGTAAAAAGGTGACCACTTATTCTGCTCAGCATTTTAAAAGCTATGACATCAGCTTTTTGGAGGATGGGATGTACATGGTGAAACTGATTGGATCCAACAACCAAACGATCAAAACGCTCAGACTTCAGAAAAGATCTTTGCGCTCTTAGTATCAGTGCAGCCGCTTTAATTTAGAATTCATAACAAACCCTGGCAATATTCTTGCTAAACAGGGTACTCTACATAGTTTCTGGCAGTTTCGTACAACCTGATCTGGACATCAAGTTCAGGAGCTATTTCCTTGCGCATGATTTTATAAATCTCAATGCAGATATTTTCTGCAGTAGGTATCTTATCTATAAACTCCGGACAATCCAGGTTTAAATTCTTGTGGTCAAAACGCACTTCTACCTTAGTTTCTATAATCTCTTTAAGTTGCTCCAGATCCATGAGAATCCCGGTCTCCTGATCTAACTCTCCCATTATTTTAA is a genomic window containing:
- a CDS encoding T9SS type A sorting domain-containing protein, which codes for MKNLYFVAFLFCFGSLFGQARFEAEMNPCKLQYIADPMVPDQFCHNRLFNRTRKTLNILWEREDLMLPSGWETYICDNEQCYSSFVTKCPEDNYNKLLVDSSILLDVHIADGGMQGEAHIVLWVFEKEDTTKKLKIDYLFNKTLSTNGVLNNQVIKMYPNPAYNSFTIDFNTGLSRVELYTILGKKVTTYSAQHFKSYDISFLEDGMYMVKLIGSNNQTIKTLRLQKRSLRS
- a CDS encoding T9SS type A sorting domain-containing protein, with the translated sequence MNRIFTAFLFLVLVTMNTNVNAQAVRKVLIEEWTSATCPPCASTNPLFDPLLASYGQKLVVLKYQSYIPVTGDPMYGANTTESQARHTYYGINSAPSSRIDGKTNGNGHPILFVQDPTPIDTRLAVTSPIEMSVEHSLTLDNGKDSLEITVNIKNVSSTDFTGASYFLQVAITEKDIRFPKQAATNGEIEFSNVMRKMVPNASGTKLVDPIAPGATKTITFKVAKPAYIYSLNQLGVVAFVQNNATTGADAKSVIQAAESFAVEPKGTPYYDVAMTLATVKNRISNCDATISYEMTIENLSTGTDTIKSIDFIQLNSGAARPKVTWNGVLLPGQKVVHTINNLAIAFGAATFNMYIDKINNGTLKDVNVINNFKDQTSFLTFPAGTIGTTLSQSFETGTGTTASPNTYFIANGLRIFRASAAQGSNFPTPLGGFGQSIWNVFFAFSDGGVGPNATLVIDKLDLSGGKKTQMEWNYAYAVKEGAGSTDNMEIAVSSDCGDSWTAVYSKSGEDLASVPNVDVVNSHIPGFWLPLPDQWKQEKLDLSAFDGTPELMIRFKGTAGGGWGYFLDDVNVKNASGVNVQDAGIISSMNVFPNPVNDQINLELRMAESAKAAISLYDMNGKRVAVLGSEKNLNSGFNTLSFPVNLESGLYQLEVRTAKGIQTQKITVF
- a CDS encoding gliding motility-associated C-terminal domain-containing protein, translated to MFINISTGQQFIISGNTKIDNSNRHYEISDLFKATLHKCSDDFDGLIYRNDHNIASYKIENYNSIYINYLSDNCSIESKFFLKDIGDFISRVNIFDDEGNFYLSFKNKLNNKLTIHKSNFLSGISENFDLNITSKRGISFTKENILILRDFQNLEIYGWNFVLIKNIELPVPVLSILNINLDCESSKILFLSPDKSLETFNILKANPFVYNSDSILLLYEYNIHANTVKAYSPIIVLPQEILHDRIQISSSYEFNYIRKDCELYFTPDLNNDNSDFNFSYKKIICNEFSSSIVDKDCYLNSTENIDSILILLKSTNDGKLIFPNNDKLKTGHIKSNCYSIIPDKAIDVTSIQNYLKQIIYQLKNTSDQDTVNISFHIFSNGNSNTSGKSTLLFYNISIEREKICIDLDRKFRINIKGKDMSEGSFIFEPSCDFDAYSDSLIVLKNLKTNFLKLVANNSIGCKIEFNFELEDCDKNYITFPNVFTPNSDGLNDYFKPIIQDLGKSDIFLEIDVRIYNRMGCEIYKFNGLEESWDGKSSSTLVNSDTYMYTASALFNFDGKIIRKSYKGVVTLIR
- a CDS encoding 6-carboxytetrahydropterin synthase, which translates into the protein MRVAIFRKGHFNAAHRLFNPAWDDEKNREVFGICSNSNFHGHNYDLEVKIMGELDQETGILMDLEQLKEIIETKVEVRFDHKNLNLDCPEFIDKIPTAENICIEIYKIMRKEIAPELDVQIRLYETARNYVEYPV